One genomic window of Solanum dulcamara chromosome 12, daSolDulc1.2, whole genome shotgun sequence includes the following:
- the LOC129877635 gene encoding uncharacterized protein LOC129877635 isoform X1 — MIFILLWINHGSNCSPQVGTFTWKRGPQYLVRMGTVVVLILVSMMIVMDNAHAGDTNHVFDPCSDTRVQRWDGFTFGLVFSSKESFFFNESQLSPCDRRLSLSGNSAELAVFRPKVDEISLLTINSTNFNPSKSGGSMVAFSGRKYAARSLPAFVADSTHTITSFTLVLEFQKGTLQNLFWKKFGCDSCKGDSFVCLNKTDCAVPNNKCNGNGGSIDCNVSIQLAFSGTDKNEDVLNSWYEVKNLRQYSLYGLFQDVSDSLASPLKNLF, encoded by the exons ATGATTTTCATTTTGTTGTGGATTAATCATGGTTCTAATTGTTCACCACAAGTAGGAACATTTACTTGGAAAAGGGGACCACAATATTTGGTGAGGATGGGAACCGTGGTGGTGCTGATATTGGTGTCGATGATGATTGTGATGGACAATGCGCACGCTGGAGATACGAATCATGTTTTTGATCCTTGTTCAGACACAAGAGTTCAGAGATGGGATGGTTTCACATTTGGCCTTGTTTTTTCTTCTAAGGAATCATTCTTCTTCAATGAATCTCAGCTCTCTCCATGTGATCGTCGCCTCTCCCTTTCTGGAAATTCTGCTGAACTCGCTGTTTTTAGGCCCAAAGTGGATGAGATTTCACTCCTCACAATCAATAGCACCAACTTCAATCCT AGCAAATCTGGTGGTTCTATGGTTGCCTTTTCTGGACGCAAGTATGCTGCTCGATCATTGCCTGCTTTTGTGGCAGACAGTACTCACACCATTACAAGCTTCACTCTA GTGCTTGAATTTCAAAAGGGCACCCTCCAAAACTTGTTTTGGAAGAAATTTGGCTGCGATTCGTGCAAAGGAGATTCTTTTGTTTGCCTCAACAAAACTGATTGTGCAGTCCCCAATAATAAGTGCAATGGCAATGGAGGATCCATTGACTGCAACGTCAGCATACAATTGGCCTTTTCAGGGACAGATAAGAATGAAGATGTGCTGAACTCTTGGTATGAGGTTAAAAACCTCAGGCAATACTCCCTCTATGGTTTGTTTCAAGATGTTAGTGATTCTCTCGCGAGTCCTCTTAAGAACCTGTTTTAG
- the LOC129877635 gene encoding uncharacterized protein LOC129877635 isoform X2 gives MGTVVVLILVSMMIVMDNAHAGDTNHVFDPCSDTRVQRWDGFTFGLVFSSKESFFFNESQLSPCDRRLSLSGNSAELAVFRPKVDEISLLTINSTNFNPSKSGGSMVAFSGRKYAARSLPAFVADSTHTITSFTLVLEFQKGTLQNLFWKKFGCDSCKGDSFVCLNKTDCAVPNNKCNGNGGSIDCNVSIQLAFSGTDKNEDVLNSWYEVKNLRQYSLYGLFQDVSDSLASPLKNLF, from the exons ATGGGAACCGTGGTGGTGCTGATATTGGTGTCGATGATGATTGTGATGGACAATGCGCACGCTGGAGATACGAATCATGTTTTTGATCCTTGTTCAGACACAAGAGTTCAGAGATGGGATGGTTTCACATTTGGCCTTGTTTTTTCTTCTAAGGAATCATTCTTCTTCAATGAATCTCAGCTCTCTCCATGTGATCGTCGCCTCTCCCTTTCTGGAAATTCTGCTGAACTCGCTGTTTTTAGGCCCAAAGTGGATGAGATTTCACTCCTCACAATCAATAGCACCAACTTCAATCCT AGCAAATCTGGTGGTTCTATGGTTGCCTTTTCTGGACGCAAGTATGCTGCTCGATCATTGCCTGCTTTTGTGGCAGACAGTACTCACACCATTACAAGCTTCACTCTA GTGCTTGAATTTCAAAAGGGCACCCTCCAAAACTTGTTTTGGAAGAAATTTGGCTGCGATTCGTGCAAAGGAGATTCTTTTGTTTGCCTCAACAAAACTGATTGTGCAGTCCCCAATAATAAGTGCAATGGCAATGGAGGATCCATTGACTGCAACGTCAGCATACAATTGGCCTTTTCAGGGACAGATAAGAATGAAGATGTGCTGAACTCTTGGTATGAGGTTAAAAACCTCAGGCAATACTCCCTCTATGGTTTGTTTCAAGATGTTAGTGATTCTCTCGCGAGTCCTCTTAAGAACCTGTTTTAG